In Bradyrhizobium sp. 170, the DNA window ATGAGCGAATTAGACGAGCTATATCAAGAAGATAGGGATCCCACTCCACCGCCCCATCCACGCATCCTGTCGTTGGCCAACCAAAAGGGCGGCGTCGGCAAGACCACCACAGCGATCAATCTGGGCACCGCGCTCGCGGCAATTGGCGAGCGCGTCCTGATCGTCGATCTCGATCCGCAGGGCAATGCATCTACCGGCCTCGGCATCGACCGCCGCAACCGTAGCTGCTCGACCTATGACGTGCTGATCGGCGAAGCGCCGCTGCGCGAAGCGGTCGTTGCCACCGCGGTGCCGCGGCTGCATATCGCCTCCTCGACGATGGATCTGTCAGGCCTCGAGCTCGAACTCGGCACGACGCCCGGCCGCGCGTTCCGCCTGCGCGATGCGATCGCCGCGCTGAACAAGAACGCAGCGCCGGACACCGAGTATACTTATGTGCTGATCGATTGCCCGCCGTCGCTCAACCTCCTCACCGTCAACGCGATGGCGGCGTCGGACGCGATCCTAGTGCCGCTGCAATGCGAGTTCTTCGCGCTCGAAGGTCTGTCGCAATTGCTGCAGACGGTGGAGCAGGTGCGCTCGACGCTCAATCCGAACCTGTCGATCCACGGCATCGTGCTGACCATGTTCGACTCGCGCAATAATTTGTCGAACCAGGTCGTCGCCGACGTGCGGCAGTTCATGGGCGGCAAGGTCTACGACACCATGATCCCGCGCAACGTGCGCATCTCCGAGGCGCCGTCCTACGGCAAGCCGGTGCTGGTTTACGATCTGAAGTGCGTCGGCAGCGAAGCCTATCTGAAGCTGGCGACGGAAGTGATCCAGCGCGAGCGCGAACTCAGGACGCATTAGAGCGATCGTAGGGTGGGCAAAGGCGTCTTCGCCGTGCCCACCTTGCCCGCGGCAAAACAATGGTGGGCACGCTTCGCTTTGCCCACCCTGCGGTCAACCGAATTTAGTTCCGGAGTGGCGTAAGTGAATCCTAGGGAGTTGGCGGCGATGGCCGACGAAACGCGTTCGCGACTGGGCCGTGGTCTTGCAAGTCTGATCGGGGATGTCGGCGGTGAGGCCGCGCATGTCGACCGGCCGCGCAACCAGCGCAAGGTGCCGATCGAATTTTTGAAACCCAATCCGCGAAACCCGCGCCGGACCTTTTCCGATGCCGAGCTCGGTGAGCTCGCGGCCTCCGTCAGGCAGCACGGCGTGATCCAGCCAATCGTGGTGCGGCCGGTGAAGGGTTCGCAGGATCGCTACGAGATCATCGCCGGCGAGCGCCGCTGGCGCGCCGCGCAACTCGCCAGCCTGCACGAGGTGCCGATCGTCCCCATCGATGTCAGCGACAGCGACGCGCTCGAGATCATGATCATCGAGAACGTGCAGCGCGAAGACCTCAATGCGATGGAAGAGGCGCAAGGCTATCACGCGCTGGCGGACGAATTCAAACGCAGCCAGGAAGACATCGCCAAGGAAGTCGGCAAGAGCCGCAGCCACGTCGCCAACATGATGCGGCTGACGAAGTTGCCGGCAGAGGTGCAGGCCTTTATCTCCAACGGCCAATTGTCGGCGGGACATGCCCGCGCCCTGATCGGCGTGCCCGATCCGCTGGCCGCGGCGAAACGCATCGTCGAGGAGGGGTTGAACGTACGCCAGACCGAGGCGCTGGCGCATGAAGAGGGCGTGCCGGAACGCAAGCCGCAAAAGGCGCGGGCCGCCGCCGGTGGGAAGGTCAAGGATCCCGACACGATCGCACTCGAGAAGCGGGTGAGCGATG includes these proteins:
- a CDS encoding ParB/RepB/Spo0J family partition protein, giving the protein MADETRSRLGRGLASLIGDVGGEAAHVDRPRNQRKVPIEFLKPNPRNPRRTFSDAELGELAASVRQHGVIQPIVVRPVKGSQDRYEIIAGERRWRAAQLASLHEVPIVPIDVSDSDALEIMIIENVQREDLNAMEEAQGYHALADEFKRSQEDIAKEVGKSRSHVANMMRLTKLPAEVQAFISNGQLSAGHARALIGVPDPLAAAKRIVEEGLNVRQTEALAHEEGVPERKPQKARAAAGGKVKDPDTIALEKRVSDALGLAVTVNHRDPGGSVLISYRNLEQLDEVMRRLAKGG
- a CDS encoding ParA family protein, which gives rise to MSELDELYQEDRDPTPPPHPRILSLANQKGGVGKTTTAINLGTALAAIGERVLIVDLDPQGNASTGLGIDRRNRSCSTYDVLIGEAPLREAVVATAVPRLHIASSTMDLSGLELELGTTPGRAFRLRDAIAALNKNAAPDTEYTYVLIDCPPSLNLLTVNAMAASDAILVPLQCEFFALEGLSQLLQTVEQVRSTLNPNLSIHGIVLTMFDSRNNLSNQVVADVRQFMGGKVYDTMIPRNVRISEAPSYGKPVLVYDLKCVGSEAYLKLATEVIQRERELRTH